The genomic stretch TTGACAAAAACGACATCCCCTTGTGCAACCCCTTCTAATCTCGATGGTGAGTCGATCGTGAACTGTTTGCACATAAGGCACTAATCCGATAGAATAGGCTGGCATTGGTGTAGCTACCCGTCTTAAAATCCTTTCAGGCACATCATCACGATTAGGCTTAACACTACCATCGGATTGCATATCATAGAATTGAGGTACATATACCCCCGGCACTTGGGCTAAATCTAATAGTAATTCTGTTCTAGTTAAACCGTCTCGTTTGCCTTCTTCAATAACTAAACCAATTTCGGGTAATAATTCCTCTCCGTCACCTAATGCCACGAAGTCGAAAAAGTCTGCATAAGGCTCAGGGTTTGAGGTTGCGGTTTGTCCTCCTGCAAATATCAAAGGGTAATCGGTATCTTTTCTTTCTTGCCAAGTTAAGGCAATGTGAGCTAAACTGAGCATTTCTAAGATATTAGTCGCTCCTAGTTCATAACTCAAGCTAAATCCTAAAATATCATATTCTTTAACGTCTCGTTTCGTTTCAAGGGCAAATAAGGGGGTATTCGTCTCCCTCATCTTCATCGCTAAATCGGGTGCAGGTAAGTAGGCTCGATCGCACATTTGCCTTGGTTGGGCGTTAATGATATTGTAGAGGATAATATGCCCTAAATTTGATGCTCCCACCTCATAAACTTCAGGATAAGTCAACACCCATCTAACTTTGGCGGTGTCGAAGTCTTTATGTTTTGCCCCCAATTCGTTACCTAAATAACGGGCGGGTTTAAATATTTCTGGTGTAATTAGTGTATCCGTTGCAATAACCATTATTTTCTTAATAAGAATTACCTTAAACTTTCATTATAGACTTTCTTGTTTGAGGATAAAATTGAGAAATATCAATCAAAGCTAATTGAGATATAAAGTTATGGATAGAGAAACATTACTAAGATTTTATCAAGAAGGTCAAAGAGATTTTACAAAAAATGTTTATTTTAAAACCGATGATTTAGAAGACATTAATCTTAGCAATGAAGAATCTTAGCAATGAAGATTTAAGCGACATTAATTTGAAAGGAAATGATTTACGAGGTGCTGATTTAAGCGGATGTAATTTAACAAATGCTGATTTAACTAGGTGTGATTTAAAAGGTGCTGATTTTACAGATACTATTTTAGTTAATACTAATTTTGAAGGAAGTGATTTAAAGGGGATTAATGCTGAAAATAGTCATTTTGAAAATGCAAATCTAAATGGGTGTGATTTTTCAGGATCAAATTTATATAAAGCTACTTTTATTAAGTCGAATTTATCTCATACAAAGTTTAATAACTGTACTTTAAATGAGGCAAATATTCAAGAATGTTTATTAAAATTAACTGAGTTTAATAATTCACAATTAGTGAATATCAAAATAGAAAAAGCATCATTAGATTTATTAAACAATAATATTAAATCTATTGGTAGTTATTGTCATTTTAATTATTCCAATTTAGAAAATGCAATCCTATGTCATAGTAACTTATCTGATTCTGATTTTAATGGTTCTAATTTAATTGGTATCAATTTTAAGAAAGCAATATTAGTAAGTTGTAATTTTAATAATTGTTCATTAAATAACTCTAATTTTGAAAATGCTTGTTTAGGAGTAAATTTATTTGGTAGTAAGTTTAGTAAATCTGATCTTAAGCTAAGACGCACTTGTATAGTCTATAATCATAATAACACAAATAAATTTGTTAATCTTAATTATGCCTATTAAAAATTTCTTATCACTAGAAGAAAAACATTATTTACAAAATGCTTTAAAAAAAGAAGATAGAGCTGAAGTAAGAGAACGAATTTTAATATTTTTATTAGAAAATGATGGTAAAAATTACCAAGAAATCGCAGATTTTTTAGGTTGCTCTACTCGAACAGTTGCATATTGGGCAGTTCATGGAAACCCTAATAATATAGAAAGTTTACAGAATGAAAGTAGAAAAGGAAATTATCACAAAGCCACACCAGAATATCGAAAATTATTATTAAAAGTAGTAGATATAGAACCGAGTGCTTTTGGATATGAATTTGGTCGTTGGACAGGAAAAAGATTATCGGAACACTTAGAAAAAGAAACTGGTATTAAGTTAAGTAAATCTCAAATACAAAGGATATTAAAAAAAATAAATATGTCTATATTGGGTCAAAATATAGTTTAGAAGATAAACAAGATCCAGAAAAAAGAGAATTATTTAAAGAAAAAATAGAAGAATATATAAGATTAAGTAAAGAAAGAGAAAATGATTTACGGATATGGTTTTGGGATGAATGTGAGTTTAGTTTAAGAGTAATAAGAAGACAATTATGGACAAAAAAAGGTAAGAGAAAAACTGTCAAAGGTATAAGAAGAAGAGGGAGAGTAAATATGATGGGTGGCTTAAGATACTCAGATAAAAAAAGAGTATGTTATGTAATTAAAAAAGGAGATTCTATGACATTTTATGAACAGTTAAAGAAACTGAATGAAGAAATAAAAGAAGAATGGATAAAGAAGGGAAATAAAAAAGAAGATTTTGAAAAAATAGGACCAAAAATAGTACTAATATTAGATAATGCTAGTTTTCATAAAAAGAAAGAGATAATAGAAAAAATAGAGAAGGAATTGCCGAATATAATATTGGAATATTTACCTCCTTATAGTCCAGATTATAATTTAATAGAATTAGTATGGCATTCAGCAAAAGAATATATAGCTAACCGAGAATTTGAAAATGTAGAACAATTAGAAAAAACAATTAGAAGATTATTAAATGAGAATCAATTAGAAATAAATTGGAGTAAAAAATTTAAGAATAAGGGAAATTTGATTAATGCAACTTAAATGCGTCTTAGCTTACTAATTCAAATCTTGCTTTCACAAAAATAAATTATGTTAAATTTATTCAGACAAAATTAATTAATGTTAATTTTAGTAATTCTTTAATAGAAAAAACAGAATTTGTTAATTCAAACCTTGAAAAATCAGACTTTAGTGATAGTAAAATATTAAATAGTTTATTTGAAAGAGTCATTTTAAATTATTGTATTTTTGAAAGAGCATCAATAGAGCAAATTAGTATCAAAGAATCAGATTTAACAGGTTTAAATATTCAAGAAGATAATCAAATATTTACCTTAAAAACAACCGATTATTATCTTAATTTATTGATTAGACAACAATTAGATTTTTTAGAAAGATATAAAAAAGGTAATTTACTAGAGTCTAATTTAATTGGGTTTCATAGCGAAGTAACAATTATTAATCAATCGGAAATAGATATGATTAGTAACTTTTGTTTTGATATGATTGATAAGTATTCCAAGAATAGAAATAATGCTGAATCTAAAACTATTTACAATAATTTTTTTAAAGGTAAATTAGGCGAATTTGTGGTTAAAACAAGATTGGGAGATATTGTTAACAAAGTAGATTATGAAAAATATGGAAATGGTATAGATGATGGAGGTATAGATTTAACTTTATTAAAAAATCCAAAAATTGGAATACAGGTTAAAACACGTACAGGTAATTCGATGTTAGATGTAAATTGGTATATAAATAAGAAAGAAATTGAAAAAAATAAACTAATAGTTTTTATGTTTATTGATAAAGAAATTGATATAAAAAATTCTCAGTATCAAATTATTTTAGTAGGATTTTTAATAACGTTAAGAATAAAATCAAAAGATTCTATTAGTTTTAAGGCAAAAGATTTATTATACATAGGCGGTATTTATGATGTTTTAAAACATTTAGAAGAAAAATATTAATTATCAATTCTAAGATAATTAAGTCAAAACTTTGTCAGATATTTGTTATAAAATGTTAAGAAAGTTCTTATGAATAATTTTATTAATATATTCCATGTCTAAATAATGATCGAGCTTAAATATTTTATGACTGATGATGAATTGAAACAATATTTTCTTAAAAATAAGGATAATAAAGAGGCTTTTTATGCTTATTTAGATAGGAAAGAAAACAAGGAAAAAAAAGTTATTATAAGTGCTGATGAATTGCAGTCTCTACCTTCTAATTTACAAGTAGAATTAGTTGCTCAACGTCTCAAAAAAAAATTTAATATTTAAAGGTAAAAATTAGAATGTTATTACCATTATTTTCACAAGTATAATTAATGGGAGATATAGGAGAATATAACTAAAAAAAGTTAGTGTTGGTATCATTGTAGAACAACTTGATAAACTAATTTATGTTTTTGCTCTAATTTTGCATTATATACATTTTCAACTTTATTCATCAAAGAAGGAGAAGGATTGAAAAGATAAATAGGAGAAAATTCAGGATAATATTTAAGTTCGGTATTTTCTTGAAATAAATGTAATTTTACGTCTAGTTTTAGTTGATAACTTAAAGCTATAATAGAACTAAAATTGTCTTCTAAAGAGGCAATTAATAAAGGTTTTTCACTTTGGTTAATAATTTTAGATACTTGTGGAGGATGTGACGGATGGTTTTTATTCCAAGATATTTCAGCATTATGAAGCATGATGTTAGAAGTCATTGATACAGTAAATATAATCACTAAAATAATTGACCAAATTTGAGACTTATAATGATCAATCTTATAATAAAAAAAGTAACCTACAACTAAATGAGTACCTAAATAACTAGGAATCAAATAACGAGAAATACTAGATCTTCTTCCCCCTATAATTAAATCAGGTAAAAGAAGGGCTAAAAGTGGAATCCCAATCAATAATATTAGATATAATTCGATATATTTATATTTATTAGTAGTTTTACCTAAAATTAATAAAGTTTTAAGAATTAGATAAATTAAGATCAAAGCGAATGAAAAAAAGATTCTTTTATCTAATGGAAAATCAAAAAATAATCTCATAAAATTCTTAGATAAAGTGAACCCTAATTCATCAATGGAAGAACTCTGATTTAACCAATTTGTTCTTCTAACTAATATTAATGGATTTAGGATAAAAATTATCGCCCAAGGAGTGAATAAAATAAAGGAGATTAAACTATAAAACCAAAAATTATTTTTTATTTGACGAGAAAAATTAAGTTTTGAAAGATAAAGATAAATAGTATTGGTTATGAATAATAAAGGAGAGAGAAGTGCAGTATAAAAACTTAGGGTTAAAGTGGCACTATATAAAAGCCAATGAGATTTTTTATTACTTTTAATAGCTTTCAAAAAAAATAAAAGAGATAAAATAATAGTTAAAGTCCATAAACTATATTGTCTCGCTTCTTGTGCATAAAGAACATGAAAAGGAGAAATAGAAAAAAAACCAAGAGTAATTAAAGCCACAAAATTATTGCCAAAAAGTTCCAAACTTAACCAATAAATTGAAGGAAAACATAACAGACTAAAAAAAACAGCTACACCTCTATTCACAAGAATTGAACTACCAAAAATATCCTGTACAAATCTTAAAGATAAATAGTACAATGGTGGATGTTCAGGTGCAGTTTTTAAAACTTTTAAAGTATCAGTAAAGGTAGTTTCTGGCTGTAAATTTAGAAATTTTTGAATATCTTTTGGTGTAACTAAATTACCATTAGATAATTGATTAGTTACATATTCTTCTGTATAACCACTTACCCTTAAAGAAGTATAAACTTCATCATGCCAATAAATTTTTTTATCAATATTAGTGACTCGAAAAAAAACACCAAAAAGAATCACAATAATAATAACTATTTTTAGCCACAATTGATGAGACGATCGAATATTATTTATCATAAAATAAGATAAAATTTTGACATGAAACTTCGTCAATTATACTGTATATCATTAAAGGTTTTTTATTCTAAATTCTACATTCTACTACTAGGGATATTATTAATTGTTAAAATGTCCTATAGTTTTAGATGATTTTTATAAATTTATTTTACCAATGATTAATAGTTCACTTTTCATGGCAATCTCGATCGCGCTAATATCTCTAATATGGGTAGAATTAGTCAGAGACTGCTATCACTTTTTAGCACATATTTGGCAACCTTTGGGGCGTTTACACAACTGGCATCATCGAGTATTCAAACCGGATTTATCCGTCAACAGCGAAGAAATTTATCGTCAAGCTAATTGGTATAACGACTTACCTGAATCCCTCGTTATGCTTTTATTTAGCATTGGTTTTGCCTTTCTCATCATCTCTCAAGGATGGATGTCTCCAAGTTATCAATGGTTAGTATGGATAGGATCACTCTATACTTTAACTTTTACTGGTGGTGCCATCGCAAGGGGTTTAGGTGTACCATTAGCTGATGAAATTACAGACGTTACCCACCGTCAAGGAGATTTTACCAGTATTCCTGCCAATTTTTTCGTCAATCGTCCCTATCATTGGCGACATCACTTTGATGATCAAAATGCTTATTTTTGCGGTACATTAACTATAGTCGATCGAGTCATAGGAACTGCATTGTCTTTAAAAGGAAAAAAAATTGCCGTCACTGGTGCAAATGGCACATTAGGACAAGAATTAATTAAACAATTATATTTAAAAGGGGCAAAAGTCACCGCTTTAACGTCTCAAGAAAAACCACTATTTATTAATAATAAAAATGAGCAAATTTCTATTAAAACTATTACTTGGCAAATTGGAGAAGAATCAAAACTTAATAGTATTTTAGAGAAAACAGACATTTTAATTATCAATCACGGTATTAATGTTCATGGAGATATAAGTGCAGATGCCATTGAAAACTCCTATGAAATTAATACCTTTTCGGGTTGGCGTTTAATGGAATTATTCTTAACAACTGTACGAAATAATGAACATAAAGCCACAAAAGAAATATGGGTAAACACCTCCGAAGCAGAAGTTAACCCCGCATTCAGTCCTCTTTATGAAATGAGTAAGCGGACAATGGGGGAATTAGTCACAATGAAACGAATTAATGCACCTTGCGTTATTAGGAAATTGATTTTAGGCCCTTTTAAGAGTAATCTTAACCCCATTGGTATCATGTCTGCCGATTGGGTAGCCAAACAAATTGTTAACTTAGCAGTAAGAGATTTTCGAGATATTATCGTTACCATCAATCCGTTAACTTATATAGCTTTTCCCATTAAAGAATTAATGACATCAACTTATTTTCGTCTCTTCACTAAAAATTAGCTATTAGTTATTAGTTATTAGGAATTAGCTATCAGCTATTACCTAATTCCTAATTTCTAACACCCAAGAGTTAACACTCCTTTTTCTGTTTGTATGCCAAATGTCGAAATAATATTTTCTTGGCAACAATATTTCAAATCTTCATCTAAATTTAATTTTAGTAATCTTTTTCCATGACTCGATAAACGAAATAATCCTAATAAATTATCTTTCCATTGATCATACAAAGCGATCGAGGCTACTACTTCATCATTACCTATATTATCACTATTATTCAAATCCACTAACCCAGATGCGATCGCTCCCGCACATACAGTATCCTCTAAAGAATAACCTCCTTCCCATCCCGAACCTAGTAACCACAAAGTTTCAGGTTGTTTTTTTTGTAGATAATTAACCACTGCACCATAATTAATAATAGCCCCTGTTATGACAGTGGAAGCAGAAGTAACTCTTTGTAATGCACGAGTACCGTTTGTTGTACTAATAAATAATTGTTTCTGTGCTACCATTTCGGATGAACAATCTAAAGGAGAATTACCTAAATCGCAACTATCTACCTTTTTCCCTCCTCTTTCCCCCAGTGTTAACCGAGATGCGGGAGGTAAAAGATTACTTTCTGCCAATAACAAATCTACATCACTAAAAGCCTTCACAGATTTTGCGCCATTATTTAGTGCTGTATTGATTGTAGTTGTAGCTCTTAATACGTCAATGACGATCGCACAATCGGGAATATCGTTATCAGGAGTAGATTCAGGGGTATGGTAAACAGAAATTTTCACAGTAAATTAGATTAAGAGTAGATTGAACATCCCTGATTTTACATTAATCTTGCACGAAAAAAAAACCCCTTCTCAAAACTGAAAAGAGGCTAAATTTTACTTACTTAGGGGTAAACGGTAAAAAATAATATTTTTATAGTTAGACTAAATATGATATTAGTAACTACGAGAAAAACTATTTCTTCTTCCGCCGCCGCCGCCACCACGACTGCGAGAGTTATTTTCCTCACGGGGTTTAGCTTTGTTAACTTTCATGTCACGACCCATCCATTCTGCACCGTCTAAGGCTTCAATAGCTTTATCTTCTTCGGCATCGGTACTCATTTCCACAAAACCAAAACCGCGCATACGCCCAGTTTCACGATCGGTGGGTAAATATACTCTTTTAACCGCTCCAAAATCCGCAAAGGCAGAGGTTAAATGGGCTTCTGTAACTTCATAGGATAAATTACCTACATATATAGACATAAACTTTCTCCAAATACAATATAGTCTTTAAGATTCGCAATTCGGAGAGAAGCTTGTCAATCGAAAACTCGAAATACTCGTGAATATCTTAAACAAAATCTTTAAACCGATACTTAATCTCGTCAACTCTGATTATAACACGGCAATTTATAATTGACAATTATTCGATCGATAATTAATCTGGATGAGTGTAAAAAATTATTAATGAAGGTAATACATCAAAAACAAGAGTAAGAATACATAGAAAAATTAAGTATCACAATAGATACAACACAGGAGATGAAAGAAACAATAAAAACCATTGTGTATCAAGAGCTTTCCCTTTTGACAATATGTTCATATCTCATAGTTTTGCTATATATATTGTCAATTATTTCCATAACCTATTCCTATTCATGGTTCACTGGTAGTTGTAAATTGTTAATTGTAAATTATTATGAAGAATCCTTTTCTTTCTCTCGAATATGAAATGGCGATCGAAAACTTAGGGGATTATTATTATGAAGAAGTTATTCCTGCAGAATTTCCCCAACATATATTAAGATTTGCCAATCAAGACTTATTACCCCTCATGGGCATAGATAGAAATAGTGTTACCGAGAATGATTGGATAGAAGCCTTTGGCAAATTTCAAAGAATTAGACCATGTTTAGCCTTAAAATATCATGGTTATCAATTTGGCGCTTATAATCCGCAATTAGGAGATGGTAGAGGATTTCTGTATGGTCAAATTAGAGGACAAGATGGACTATTATATGATTTTGGCACAAAAGGATCGGGACGAACCCCCTATTCTCGTCAAGCAGATGGTAGATTAACTCTTAAAGGGGGAGTCAGAGAAGTTATTGCCGGAGAAGCATTACATCGTTTAGGAGTAAATACTTCCCGTTGTCTTTCCCTCATTGAAACGGGAGAATCTTTATGGCGGGGGGATGAACCTTCCCCTACTCGTAGCTCTGTGATGGTAAGATTTAGTCAATCTCATATCCGTTTTGGCAGTTTTGAGAGACTTCACTATTTACAACGTCCCGATTTAATTAAAAATCTCTTAGATCATGTAATTTATTACTATTATCCCCATTTAACGACTTCTGAAACTCCTTATATTGATTTTTATGGGGAATTAGTCGAAAGAATCGCTTTATTGAGTGCTCAGTGGATGGGGGCTGGTTTTTGTCATAGTGTCCTTAATACCGATAATATGTCTATCACAGGAGAAAGTTTTGATTATGGCCCTTATGCTTTTATTAATACATATGATCCTCTGTTTACAGCAGCTTATTTCGACTACGGTGGTAGATATAGTTATGGTAATCAGCCTTTAATTTGTCGTTGGAATTTGGAATTATTACAAAAACCCTTGGCTTTAGTAATACCCTTTGAAGCGTTACAAACAAAGTTATCCTATTATGATAATTATTATGATAAATTCTACCATAGTTTTATGATCAAAAAATTGGGATTTGAAAAATTACCAGATAATTTAGGCAAAAATTTAGTTACGGAAACTATTAATTTATTAAAAGAAAGTCAATATATTTATCATCAATTTTTTGCAGATTTAGCGTCTCAATTTAACTATGGTTGGCACGAAAACCCAGATTTAATCTTAGAAAATATGGAAATAAAATCCTCTAATTTACAAAGATGGCGAGGATTATATCATCAGGCTTTAGAAAATTTTGTTAGGGAAGAATTAGACAATATTAAAAATAATCTCGATCGAGCTAACCCCCAAATTATACCTCTTAGACCAATAATTGAAGCCATTTGGCATCCTATTACCAGCGAAGATGATTGGCAACCTTTTTATGACTTAATCAAAGCATTGACAAAAATATAGTAATCCGTTTAGGAGTTGTAAACAATCAACAAATGACTAATGACAAAATCTTTACGTTTAAAATTGAAAATATGACATTAAATGATAAGCAAAATCAGGAGTAAAATTTAGTCTTTTTTGTAAGTCTGCAATATGCCGATAACTGCCGTTACTTTCTCTTTCTATAATAATTTGTTGAGCAATTGCTTCTTTTAAATTAGGGATAGTTTTTAGTTGATTTAAACTGGCATTATTGGGATTAATTTTAGCTGGAGCATAATAACTGTCAGGGGCATAATAAGCAAAATATACGATCGATTGCCAAGATTGTATTTTCAAGACAGAAACTCCCAAAGCCGCCGCTAAGTCTTCTAAACAGAGAAAATGGATACCAGAGTTAGTTATTTCTACTAAGTTTCGAGCTTGAGTAATCGATATTCCGGGTAATCTTAACCAATCATCTACTGTTGCCCTATTGGCATCAATTTTGATGCCTAATTCACTGGCAATTTTTATTTCTGTTTCTGATTGAAACCGATAATAAGGATTACTTTGTATTTTTTTTGCGATCGCACGATGAGAAAAGTTCATTTTGTGTTGATAATTGTTCTACTGTTGCAAATTATTACGAAATCATGCAAAAGTTACCATATTAAGGCACATTTAATGGTAATTTAATTCTCATTCTATCAATTCATCGTTATTAGAGGAGTTCTTTTAATCATGTCTATTTCTGAGACCCAAGTGTTCGTAGCTTTAATAATTGCTCTTATCCCCGGTATTTTAGCTTTTCGTTTAGCTACTGAACTTTATAAGTAAGTGTCAAAACAGGTGGGTAAT from Geminocystis sp. NIES-3709 encodes the following:
- the psaM gene encoding photosystem I reaction center subunit XII; its protein translation is MSISETQVFVALIIALIPGILAFRLATELYK
- a CDS encoding glycosyltransferase family 39 protein, whose protein sequence is MINNIRSSHQLWLKIVIIIVILFGVFFRVTNIDKKIYWHDEVYTSLRVSGYTEEYVTNQLSNGNLVTPKDIQKFLNLQPETTFTDTLKVLKTAPEHPPLYYLSLRFVQDIFGSSILVNRGVAVFFSLLCFPSIYWLSLELFGNNFVALITLGFFSISPFHVLYAQEARQYSLWTLTIILSLLFFLKAIKSNKKSHWLLYSATLTLSFYTALLSPLLFITNTIYLYLSKLNFSRQIKNNFWFYSLISFILFTPWAIIFILNPLILVRRTNWLNQSSSIDELGFTLSKNFMRLFFDFPLDKRIFFSFALILIYLILKTLLILGKTTNKYKYIELYLILLIGIPLLALLLPDLIIGGRRSSISRYLIPSYLGTHLVVGYFFYYKIDHYKSQIWSIILVIIFTVSMTSNIMLHNAEISWNKNHPSHPPQVSKIINQSEKPLLIASLEDNFSSIIALSYQLKLDVKLHLFQENTELKYYPEFSPIYLFNPSPSLMNKVENVYNAKLEQKHKLVYQVVLQ
- a CDS encoding 2-phosphosulfolactate phosphatase family protein; this translates as MKISVYHTPESTPDNDIPDCAIVIDVLRATTTINTALNNGAKSVKAFSDVDLLLAESNLLPPASRLTLGERGGKKVDSCDLGNSPLDCSSEMVAQKQLFISTTNGTRALQRVTSASTVITGAIINYGAVVNYLQKKQPETLWLLGSGWEGGYSLEDTVCAGAIASGLVDLNNSDNIGNDEVVASIALYDQWKDNLLGLFRLSSHGKRLLKLNLDEDLKYCCQENIISTFGIQTEKGVLTLGC
- a CDS encoding DUF6887 family protein yields the protein MTDDELKQYFLKNKDNKEAFYAYLDRKENKEKKVIISADELQSLPSNLQVELVAQRLKKKFNI
- a CDS encoding YdiU family protein; translation: MKNPFLSLEYEMAIENLGDYYYEEVIPAEFPQHILRFANQDLLPLMGIDRNSVTENDWIEAFGKFQRIRPCLALKYHGYQFGAYNPQLGDGRGFLYGQIRGQDGLLYDFGTKGSGRTPYSRQADGRLTLKGGVREVIAGEALHRLGVNTSRCLSLIETGESLWRGDEPSPTRSSVMVRFSQSHIRFGSFERLHYLQRPDLIKNLLDHVIYYYYPHLTTSETPYIDFYGELVERIALLSAQWMGAGFCHSVLNTDNMSITGESFDYGPYAFINTYDPLFTAAYFDYGGRYSYGNQPLICRWNLELLQKPLALVIPFEALQTKLSYYDNYYDKFYHSFMIKKLGFEKLPDNLGKNLVTETINLLKESQYIYHQFFADLASQFNYGWHENPDLILENMEIKSSNLQRWRGLYHQALENFVREELDNIKNNLDRANPQIIPLRPIIEAIWHPITSEDDWQPFYDLIKALTKI
- a CDS encoding bifunctional sterol desaturase/short chain dehydrogenase — its product is MINSSLFMAISIALISLIWVELVRDCYHFLAHIWQPLGRLHNWHHRVFKPDLSVNSEEIYRQANWYNDLPESLVMLLFSIGFAFLIISQGWMSPSYQWLVWIGSLYTLTFTGGAIARGLGVPLADEITDVTHRQGDFTSIPANFFVNRPYHWRHHFDDQNAYFCGTLTIVDRVIGTALSLKGKKIAVTGANGTLGQELIKQLYLKGAKVTALTSQEKPLFINNKNEQISIKTITWQIGEESKLNSILEKTDILIINHGINVHGDISADAIENSYEINTFSGWRLMELFLTTVRNNEHKATKEIWVNTSEAEVNPAFSPLYEMSKRTMGELVTMKRINAPCVIRKLILGPFKSNLNPIGIMSADWVAKQIVNLAVRDFRDIIVTINPLTYIAFPIKELMTSTYFRLFTKN
- a CDS encoding RNA-binding protein, which codes for MSIYVGNLSYEVTEAHLTSAFADFGAVKRVYLPTDRETGRMRGFGFVEMSTDAEEDKAIEALDGAEWMGRDMKVNKAKPREENNSRSRGGGGGGRRNSFSRSY
- a CDS encoding ComEA family DNA-binding protein is translated as MNFSHRAIAKKIQSNPYYRFQSETEIKIASELGIKIDANRATVDDWLRLPGISITQARNLVEITNSGIHFLCLEDLAAALGVSVLKIQSWQSIVYFAYYAPDSYYAPAKINPNNASLNQLKTIPNLKEAIAQQIIIERESNGSYRHIADLQKRLNFTPDFAYHLMSYFQF
- a CDS encoding pentapeptide repeat-containing protein, producing MKNLSNEDLSDINLKGNDLRGADLSGCNLTNADLTRCDLKGADFTDTILVNTNFEGSDLKGINAENSHFENANLNGCDFSGSNLYKATFIKSNLSHTKFNNCTLNEANIQECLLKLTEFNNSQLVNIKIEKASLDLLNNNIKSIGSYCHFNYSNLENAILCHSNLSDSDFNGSNLIGINFKKAILVSCNFNNCSLNNSNFENACLGVNLFGSKFSKSDLKLRRTCIVYNHNNTNKFVNLNYAY